TTAGTATTGGGTTAGATAAGTGTGTCCCCAACCTGTTCCCATGGACACTCCACCCATTTGAGCCCGGTGATCATTTGAAATACGGTGATGATGTCATTTGGAATTACTTGAATGTGCATGGAATGTGTGGTTTTCCTATCTCGGCTTTCAAGCctatttgttgttccaagaagagtctaaGTTTCCCAGTTGATAAGTAActcttgttccttgtttcttTTCATACTTATGTGGGTTGCCTAATTTATTCTTTCTTGGGAGGGTATTCGGGTAAGAGGGATGTTTGGTTGTATctgaagtttgagccaccttggcaagatgctatgatttattacactaatcctaaccctcataccttgaggaacttgtttgcttgtccttcctaTTTTTTGCAAGGTTCAGATTTGAGGACGAATCCTTTCTAAGGAGAGGAGGATGGTAcgggtcaaagaggcatcttagcactcgaggacATGGAGAGGTGAGTGAAGACCCGAGATTGTGGGGCttcccatccaaggaacaagctttgaggtgttgagaacaagtcccaacactccaaaatCGTCCAAGGAGTACACTACAAAGATGCCCCTTTGTTTggtctcattaagggcattttgatcattttttgtaataagtgttgccctagtctataaatagaacatttaggTCATTTTGTCATTTAGAACTTTGATGATATATCTTGTAAACTCATTGAGAGTATttggcaaggtggaatccttatGGCAAGGTGGGatccttgtgttgttaacttGCTTAGAAACGGTGCTTGCTTGGgagttttgattttcttgagatctCTGTAAGAGTGTAGGTgtcttgtattcatgttgtttgtGTTTTGATGTTTAATATACATCTTAGTTCCTATAACATGTAGTACATTATGTCTTACTATCTATCCTCTTAGTGATAGTCATCTTGTTTTCcactttgtgttgcttgttcatCTCGTgatagtggactgttttgtgtcaTTTCGTGGGTTGTTTTAGCACTTCATAGGTCGTTCTTGTATCAATTATTCCCCTCACGATGACAATCACTACATGTAACCTTTGAATGTTTACACTTGTCTTTATTTGGTGCTTTCCATCTTTCATAACATGGTTTTTCGGGAGGTCGTTTTGAATCAGGTGGCAATACAACTTCATCCAACACTTCACGTGGTATTTACCATGTACTTTCACAAGGAAGAGGTTCAATTGGTATGGCATAAGCATCTCTGAAATTTTAATTACTGTAGTAAGGTGAGCAATAGTTCTCGCCATGTTGATTTCTATATGTAATAGCAGCCATGGCATGAGAGCAGGGTATTTCATCCAATTGAAATTCTCCACAGCTGCACTTTCGGCTTCGCAAACAAATAATGAATATTTTTGCACCCTTACTTACAGTATGCAGAAATTGATTCGATGCTCTTACTTGCATTCAGAAGCAACTTTAATACTCTattttataaacaaaaaatttaagtCATGTAAAAGGTAATGGATAAAGGACTTACCATCATTCTCTGAGAAAGCAAATGATTATTTGTCAAAGTATCATTATATTTGACTGTCAACTCTGTTAACGTGTTTGTTGCCTCCTCATGCTGTTTTGCATTCCATGATTCAACCATTAACCTCATAAAATCCATTGTTGAAACCACGGGTAATCTTCTAGCTATTCTGTTGGTGTTATTGATGGATTccgctatgtttgatgtcatcgTCCAAGTCCGTTTGACAGTAGAATGAACCCTTGCCCATTTGTGGTAGCCAATTTCAAATAAATACCCCCTAACTCTCTTATCTATTTGGTCCACCCTTCCCATTAACTCTTCAAATTGTTGTAGAGTATATGCCTTTGCCATTGTAAAAAAAAAGTTTATGCAATTCTTCAAGATTCTTATGAAAGTTTACCTTTATGTTGCACCACAAATGCCAAATACAAGAATGATGTGACAAATTTAGATATACTGTGGATGTTGCCTTCCAAATAATCTCGTTTCTATCGGACATTATACACATACCTTTCCTTTTCCCAAATGCAatcttaaatttatcaaaaaatcaaGTCCAAGATGCAATATTTTCTGAATCAACCACAACATAAGCAAGGGGTAGTATATGACCTACAATCATAACATACTTCATATAATTTACTGATTGATTACTTTTTAGCAAgataaacaaaatacatacatatgACATACCAATATTATACAACACCTTAACATTC
The nucleotide sequence above comes from Capsicum annuum cultivar UCD-10X-F1 unplaced genomic scaffold, UCD10Xv1.1 ctg24133, whole genome shotgun sequence. Encoded proteins:
- the LOC124890759 gene encoding uncharacterized protein LOC124890759, which translates into the protein MAKAYTLQQFEELMGRVDQIDKRVRGYLFEIGYHKWARVHSTVKRTWTMTSNIAESINNTNRIARRLPVVSTMDFMRLMVESWNAKQHEEATNTLTELTVKYNDTLTNNHLLSQRMM